From Neobacillus sp. PS2-9, the proteins below share one genomic window:
- the namA gene encoding NADPH dehydrogenase NamA — protein sequence MTTKLFSPITIKGVTLQNRIVMAPMCMYSSHNEDGHLQNWHRTHYTSRAVGQVGLIIVEATAVTPQGRISPQDLGIWSDEHTDGFKELVNLMKEHGAKTGIQLAHAGRKAVLEGEIIAPSAIAFNEKSQTPKEMTIAEIKETVEAFKKGAERAAKAGFDVIEIHGAHGYLINEFLSPLSNKRTDEYGGTAENRYRLLREVIEAVKTVWTGPLFVRVSAHDYHEDGLTPEDYIVFADWMKEQGVDLVDVSSGAVVPAHIHVYPGYQVKYSETIKNGAGIPTGAVGLITTGIQAEEILQNDRADLVFLARELLRDPYWPRTAAKELGVSIEGPKQYERGWV from the coding sequence ATGACAACCAAATTATTTTCTCCCATTACCATAAAGGGAGTGACATTACAAAATAGAATTGTTATGGCTCCAATGTGTATGTACTCCAGCCATAATGAAGATGGGCATCTTCAAAACTGGCACCGCACTCACTATACTAGTAGAGCAGTCGGACAAGTTGGTCTAATCATCGTTGAAGCAACAGCAGTTACTCCACAAGGCCGAATTTCTCCACAGGATTTAGGTATTTGGAGTGATGAGCACACAGATGGTTTCAAAGAGTTAGTAAACCTAATGAAAGAACATGGAGCGAAAACAGGCATCCAGCTTGCCCATGCCGGCAGAAAAGCAGTATTAGAAGGTGAAATCATCGCACCTTCAGCGATTGCTTTTAATGAAAAATCGCAAACTCCAAAAGAAATGACAATAGCAGAAATTAAAGAGACAGTGGAAGCATTTAAAAAAGGGGCGGAGCGTGCTGCCAAAGCTGGTTTCGATGTGATTGAAATTCACGGCGCTCATGGCTATTTAATTAATGAGTTTCTGTCGCCACTTTCCAACAAAAGAACAGATGAATATGGTGGCACTGCTGAGAACCGTTACCGCTTGCTGCGTGAGGTCATTGAAGCTGTGAAAACCGTTTGGACAGGTCCATTGTTCGTAAGAGTTTCTGCTCATGATTATCACGAGGATGGTTTAACACCTGAAGATTACATAGTGTTCGCAGATTGGATGAAAGAACAAGGTGTAGACTTAGTGGATGTAAGCTCAGGTGCCGTGGTACCCGCACATATTCATGTGTATCCAGGTTATCAGGTAAAGTATTCTGAAACGATTAAAAATGGAGCTGGTATTCCAACTGGCGCGGTTGGCTTAATCACTACAGGAATTCAGGCTGAGGAAATTTTACAGAATGACCGAGCGGATTTAGTTTTCCTAGCTCGTGAGTTACTGCGCGACCCATACTGGCCACGAACAGCAGCCAAAGAACTTGGGGTTTCCATCGAAGGACCGAAACAATACGAGCGAGGATGGGTATAA
- the proC gene encoding pyrroline-5-carboxylate reductase: MNKIAIVGAGSMAEAFISGILKNELIDRKNVWVTNNSNKERLNSLRERYGVRSTYDLNALFDGADIVMLAMKPKDAATAIQAIREQLTEHMLVVSVLAGVSMSIIETLARKPLAIVRSMPNTSAAVGKSATAVAVNQRVTNEQVETTRNLFGTVGLTSFVEEEQLDAVTGLSGSGPAYIYYLIEAMEKSAVEVGLEKEMASQLIVQTLIGAAEMVKNSSKSSTQLRKDVTSPGGTTEAGIKVLEENEVQQAFISCIKAATAQSKKMGAALRSQLETADQPS; encoded by the coding sequence GTGAACAAAATAGCGATTGTCGGTGCGGGTTCAATGGCTGAAGCATTCATTTCAGGAATTCTTAAAAATGAATTAATTGATAGAAAAAATGTATGGGTAACAAACAATTCAAATAAGGAAAGGCTAAATAGTCTTAGAGAGCGCTATGGTGTTAGGAGCACGTATGATTTGAATGCTCTTTTCGATGGTGCAGATATTGTCATGTTAGCGATGAAGCCAAAAGATGCAGCGACAGCAATCCAAGCCATTCGCGAACAGTTAACTGAGCACATGCTAGTCGTTTCCGTCTTAGCAGGTGTATCCATGAGTATCATTGAAACCTTGGCAAGAAAACCCCTTGCGATTGTACGATCCATGCCAAACACCTCAGCCGCAGTTGGCAAATCCGCAACCGCGGTAGCTGTGAATCAACGGGTTACCAACGAGCAGGTAGAAACAACAAGAAACCTTTTTGGTACGGTTGGATTAACTTCTTTTGTGGAAGAAGAACAATTAGATGCTGTCACAGGACTATCTGGAAGCGGACCTGCTTATATCTATTATTTAATTGAAGCAATGGAAAAAAGTGCGGTTGAGGTTGGCCTTGAAAAAGAAATGGCAAGTCAACTCATTGTTCAAACACTGATTGGAGCAGCAGAGATGGTTAAGAATTCATCTAAATCCTCCACACAACTGCGCAAGGACGTCACTAGTCCTGGTGGAACAACGGAAGCCGGTATTAAAGTGCTCGAGGAAAATGAAGTGCAGCAAGCATTCATTTCATGCATTAAAGCTGCTACTGCCCAATCTAAGAAAATGGGAGCTGCCTTACGTTCTCAACTTGAGACAGCGGATCAACCTTCCTAG
- a CDS encoding glycosyltransferase family 2 protein: protein MLTILFSLGILVWIIFLIDALIGFRQVDSLEKEEGLETGPMLSVIVAARNEEKQIKASILSQLQQTYRNVEWILVDDRSTDETGKLLDELMKEDPRVKVIHVKELPEGWLGKNHALYKGSLQASGKWLLFTDADVKYEKEAFAKALHYAERHQLDHLTAAPNLHANHFWLKTFVAFFLFGFSYFKRPWMANNPKSKIGTGIGAFNLVSKEAYESFGTHERLKMRPDDDLQLGMKMKKAGYQQRIVTALRLIEVEWYGSLKEAFIGLEKNTFAGLNYQVRMVFFSIFGVFVTNVLPFLTIFSANKTVAFLSLGNIITSGILYVLIIKRMTVFSPVLFLVFPITALLFIYSIIRASLLTFKRGGIVWRGTTYRLSELKDHD from the coding sequence ATGCTAACAATATTATTTTCATTAGGAATTCTCGTTTGGATTATTTTTCTGATTGATGCACTGATTGGTTTCCGTCAAGTGGACTCGCTTGAAAAAGAGGAAGGTTTAGAAACAGGCCCCATGTTATCGGTGATCGTAGCAGCTAGAAACGAAGAAAAACAAATAAAGGCAAGTATCCTAAGCCAGCTACAGCAAACCTATAGAAATGTGGAATGGATTTTAGTAGATGACCGCTCCACGGATGAAACTGGAAAACTTCTTGATGAATTGATGAAGGAAGATCCTCGGGTCAAGGTTATTCATGTGAAGGAATTACCTGAAGGTTGGCTTGGAAAAAATCATGCATTATATAAGGGGTCGCTTCAGGCATCAGGAAAATGGCTATTATTCACCGATGCAGATGTGAAGTACGAAAAAGAAGCATTCGCAAAGGCACTTCATTATGCTGAACGACACCAACTCGATCATTTAACAGCAGCGCCCAACTTACATGCAAACCATTTTTGGCTAAAAACCTTTGTTGCTTTTTTTCTATTTGGATTTTCCTATTTTAAGCGGCCATGGATGGCAAATAATCCAAAATCAAAAATTGGAACAGGAATTGGGGCATTTAATCTTGTTTCTAAAGAGGCATATGAATCATTTGGCACACATGAAAGACTAAAAATGCGACCAGATGATGACTTGCAACTGGGGATGAAAATGAAAAAGGCTGGCTACCAGCAAAGAATAGTCACCGCACTAAGGCTAATTGAAGTCGAATGGTATGGGAGTTTAAAAGAGGCATTTATCGGTCTGGAGAAAAATACGTTTGCAGGCCTAAATTATCAAGTCAGGATGGTGTTTTTTTCGATTTTCGGAGTGTTTGTCACCAATGTGCTTCCGTTCCTGACAATTTTTTCTGCAAACAAAACCGTGGCCTTTCTAAGTTTAGGTAATATTATTACGAGTGGTATTCTTTATGTGTTGATTATAAAAAGAATGACGGTCTTTTCCCCTGTATTATTTCTCGTTTTTCCCATTACCGCTTTACTTTTTATTTATTCGATTATTCGGGCAAGCCTGCTGACCTTTAAACGCGGAGGGATCGTTTGGAGAGGAACTACTTACCGCTTGAGTGAGCTGAAAGATCACGACTGA